TGGGCGTGGGCGGGGCGGGCGGCCAGGCCCACACTCAGGCCCAGCGTGCGCGGCCAGTGGGGATCGCGGTGAATATGGAAGTGCCGGATCACCTCGTCGAAGAGGATCAGGGCCGTCTCGGCGGCCGTCTCGGGCAGGATCACGGTGTACTCGTCCCCGCCCAGCCGCCCAACGATGCTGCCCGTGGGGAGACTGCCCGCCAGCAGGCGTTCCACCCCGCGCAGCACCCGGTCCCCCTCGGCCCGGCCCAGCGTGTCGTTGAGCGTCTTGAAATGGTCGAGGTCGAGAACCGCCAGCGTGAGCGGCGCGTCCCCCAGTTTCTCGAAGGCATCCTCAAAGGGGTTGCGGGACAGGATATCGGGCCGGGGCACAGGCGGTTCCTCCTTCATGGGGTCAGGAAGGCATCAGTTCGGGAAGGGTATGTTTACTCCTTACGTATATATATCTTGGCTATAACTTACAAGCCCCACCCTCAAAAGTGACGTGCTGGTGGGCCTTGAGCAGACCACGCTCAGATTCTTAGATTCGGACAGTTGACATTTCTATCGCCAGAGGGCTAGTATTCCGTCTGGAACGGCAAAAACCTGTCGGTCTGCCCGGCAGGCCCGCCGCCATATCCCACTTCATTCCACAGGAGGGACACCCATGCTGAAACCACTGGGCGACCGCGTTCTCGTTGAGATCATCGAAGACACCGAGCAGAAGACCGCCGGGGGCCTCTACGTCCCCGACACCGCCAAGGAAAAGAGCCAGCGCGGCAAGGTCATCGCCGTGGGCAACGGCAAGCTGCTCGACAACGGCACGCGCGTCCCGCTGGACGTCAAGGAAGGCGACACCGTGTACTTTGCCAAGTATGGCGGCACCGAAGTCAGCCTGGACGGCAAGAACTACAGCCTGCTCAACGAACGCGACGTTCTCGCCATCGTTGAATAAGGTATTGGGCGTTAGTAAAAGAAAATGCCTGAGCCTAAGCAAAAGTCCTAACTCCTAAAGACTAACCCCTCATCCCTCTCCGAAGGAGAACCCATCATGGCCAAACAGCTCGTCTTTGATGAAGCCGCCCGCCGCAGCCTGGAGCGCGGGGTCAATGCCGTCGCCAACGCCGTCAAGGTCACCCTGGGGCCGCGTGGCCGCAACGTGGTGATCGAGAAGAAGTTCGGCAGCCCCACCATCACCAAGGACGGCGTGACCGTCGCCAAGGAAGTGGAGCTGGAGGACAAGCTGGAGAACATCGGCGCGCAGCTCCTCAAGGAAATCGCCTCCAAGACCAACGACATCACCGGTGACGGCACCACGACCGCTACCGTGCTGGGCCAGGCCATCGTGAAAGAAGGCCTGCGGAATGTCGCGGCGGGCGCCAACCCCCTCGCGCTGAAGCGCGGCATCGACAAGGCCGTGGCCGCCGCCGTCGAGGAGATCAAGACGCTCGCCGTGCCCGTTGAGGACAGCGACGCGATCAAGAAGGTCGCGGGCATCAGCGCCAACGAGGAGCAGGTCGGCACCGAGATCGCCAACGCGATGGACAAGGTCGGCAAGGAAGGCGTCATCACCATCGAGGAGTCGCGCGGCTTTGACACCGAAGTGGACGTGGTGGAAGGGATGCAGTTCGACAAGGGCTACATCAGCCCCTACTTCATCACCAACCCCGACACGATGGAAGCCGTCCTCGAAGACGCCTACATCCTGATCTACGAGAAGAAGATCAGCGCCCTCAAGGACCTGCTCCCGGTGCTGGAAAAGGTCGCGCAGACGGGCCGCCCGCTCCTCATCATCGCGGAGGACGTGGAGGGCGAGGCGCTCGCCACCCTGGTCGTGAACAAGCTGCGCGGCACGCTGAACATCGCCGCCGTGAAGGCTCCCGGCTTCGGTGACCGCCGCAAGGAAATGCTGCGCGACATCGCCGCCGTGACCGGTGGCCAGGTCGTCAGCGAGGACCTGGGGCACCGCCTGGAGAACGTCGGCATGGACATGCTGGGCCGGGCCAACCGCATCCGCATCACCAAGGACGAGACGACCATCATCGACGGGCGGGGCAACCAGGCCGAGATCGACGCACGCGTCAACGCCATCAAGGCCGAACTCGACACCACCGACAGCGACTACGCCCGCGAGAAGCTCCAGGAGCGCCTCGCCAAGCTGGCGGGCGGCGTGGCCGTGATCCGCGTGGGTGCGGCGACCGAAACCGAACTCAAGGAAAAGAAGCACCGCTACGAGGACGCGCTGTCCACCGCCCGCTCGGCGGTCGAGGAAGGCATCGTCGCGGGTGGCGGCACCACGCTGCTGCGCGTGATCCCCGCCGTCAAGCAGGCCGCTGAAGGCCTGGAAGGTGACGAGGCGACCGGCGCGCGTATCCTGATCCGCGCCCTGGAAGAACCCGCCCGCCAGATCGCCGCGAACGCGGGCGACGAGGGCAGCGTGATCGTGAACGCCGTCCTGAACAGCGACAAGCCCCGTTACGGCTTCAACGCCGCGACCGGCGAGTTCGTGGACGACATGGTGCAGGCCGGGATCGTGGACCCCGCCAAGGTGACCCGCACCGCCCTCCAGAACGCCGCCTCCATCGGCGCGCTGATCCTGACCACCGAAGCCATCGTCAGCGACAAGCCCGAGAAGGCCGCGCCCGCTGCCCCCGCTGGCGGCGACATGGGCGGCATGGGCGGGATGGACTTCTAAAGCGATTGGCTGTCAGCGATCAGCTTTCAGCAGGCAAGGAGCCGGGGCCAGGTGCCCCGGCTTCTTTCATTTGCGGCGTCTGTTCTTCTGGCGGGAAGACCGCCGGGAACTTCTTGGGTGGCCTGGCCTCTCTAATGGGTATGAACCCCGACACGCGCCGCCTGACCTGGGTCCTGTGGTGTTCGCTCGCTGTTGCCGCCAGCGTGGGGCTGACCGCGCAGAGGGGGCAGGTGAACGGCCCGGCGACCACTCCTGCGTCCGCCGCTCCTCCTTCAGCCTTACACGCCATCCAGCCCGGCCCCTCGGCGGCAGACGGCATCCACAAGATCAGGCACGTGGTCGTCATCATGCAGGAGAACCGCTCCTTCGACCACTACTTCGGCACGTACCCCGGTGCGGCGGGATTTCCGACGCGGGACGGACAGATCAGCGTCTGTGTGCCCGATCCCGCCCGGCACACCTGCCAGGCGCCCTACCACGACCCTCACGACCTGAACTTCGGCGCGTCGCACGGCGCCGCCTCGGCAGTCACGGATATCGACGGTGGCAAGATGGACGGTTTTATCCGGCAGGCCGAGGCTGACCGTGCCCGGACCTGCCGCGACCCCAACGACCCCCAGTGCGGCAAGCGCACGCAAAAGGCCAGCTACCGCCTGGACGTGATGGGCTACCACGACCGCCGCGAATTGCCGAATTACTGGGCCTACGCCGACAACTTTGTGCTGCAAGACCATCTGTTCGAGCCGAACGCCTCGTGGAGTCTTCCGGCCCATCTCTTCCAGGTGTCGGAGTGGTCGGCGCGGTGCAGCCGTCCCGCTGACCCGCAAAGCTGCGTGAACGAGCTTCAGAGCCCCGGCTCACCGCCGGACTTCGGCCAGCGCAGGCGGGGGCAGCGGCAGGGGCGGCCCGCCCCGGACTATGCCTGGACGGACCTCACGTATCTGCTCCACCAGGCGGGTGTCTCGTGGGGCTACTACGTGTTTCCCGGCAGCGAACCCGACTGCGAGGACGACGGGGCGACCTGCGCGCGGGTGAAGCAGAGTCCCAAAACGCCCGGCATCTGGAACCCGCTGCCGTATTTCGACACCGTGAAACAGGACGGTCAACTGGGAAACATTCAGGACCTGGGCCACTTCTACGCCGCCGCGCGACAGGGTAGCCTGCCCGCCGTGTCGTGGATCGCGCCCAGCAACGCGGTCAGCGAACATCCGACCGCCCTGGTCAGCACCGGGCAGGCTTACGTGACCAGCCTGGTGAACGCCGTGATGGCGGGGCCAGACTGGGACAGCACCGCGATCTTTCTGGCCTGGGACGACTGGGGCGGCTTCTATGACCACGTGATCCCGCCCCACGTGGACCAGAACGGCTACGGGCTGCGGGTACCCGGCCTGGTCATCAGCGCGTATGCCAAGAAGGGCTTTATCGACCACCAGACGCTCAGCTTTGACGCCTACGCGAAGTTCATCGAGGACGACTTCCTGGGAGGGCAGCGCCTCGATCCGCGCACCGATGGCCGCCCCGACCCGCGCCCCACGGTCCGCGAGAACGTCGCGATCCTCGGCGACCTGCGGGCCGACTTCGACTTCACGCAGCCCCCCCGCCGCCCCCTGCCCCTCCCCACCTCCTTCGTCTACGGCCAGAACCCCCGGCAGCCCACCCTGCATTAAGGAGCCCGCCCCGCCGCCCGGGATTCATCCTCCAGCACGCTCTCCTGGAGCAACTTCAGATGCCCAAACCGCGCTGCTGTCGGGAACAGTCCAGAAAGGTGACTTGCGCTTCGGGCAGACTCACGCTCAGCTTCATTCGTCAAGGGTGCCACGGTAACTTTCAGCTATGGCCCCCTCACCCACCCTCCTCGTCATCTCCGGCCTGCCCGCTTCCGGCAAAACGCACCTCGGCTCACGGCTGGCGCGGGAGCTGCGCTGGCCCTTCGTGAGCAAGGACGAGTACAAGGAGCTGCTGCACGAGCATCTGCCCGACCTGACTCGTACGCAGGCTGGGCCGCTGAGTTTCGAGATCATGTACCACGTGGCGGGGGTGGTGCTGGCGGCAGGCGGGGATGTGGTGCTGGAAACGCATTTTTACCTGGGCCTGAGCGAGCCGAAGATCACGGCTTTGGCGGAAGCGTATGGGGCGCAAGTGATCCAACTGTTCTGCGAGGCTCCACTGGACGAGTTGCGGCGCCGTCACGCCGGGCGGGTGGCGGCGGGTGAGCATCCCCATATTCATCAGCCCTTCGACCACGCCCACCTGCCGCCCAATGCCTGTTGGGAGCCACTGAAGCTGGATGTCCCACTCCGCCGCCTGGATACCACCCAGTCCCACGACCTCCCCGAACTCGCCTCCTGGGTGCACGAACAAGGCTGAGGGGAAGGACCCACCCGGACCTCCCCCTCTTTTGCTGACGGCTAAAAGCTGACGGCAGACAGCTTCTTCACGCCCCGTACTTCTGCAACTTCAGCGCGTTTGCCATCAGGAGCGGCATGATGTCGGTGCCCCGGCGCAGGCCCAGGGTGCCCTTCAGGGCTTCCTCCTCGGTGTAGCGGGTGGCGGGGTCCTTGCGGCCGTAGGGGCTGTTGATCAGCAGCGGGACCGGGTGCCAGGAGTGGCTGGCGAGCTTGCTGGGGGTGGAGTGGTCGCCCACGATGCACAGCACGTCGGGCTGGAGGGCGCGGAGTTGCGGCAGCAGCGCGTCGAACTGTTCGATCTTCTTCACCTTGGCGTCGAAATCACCGTCCTCGCCGGTGGAGTCGGTCTTCTTGACGTGCCAGTAGAAGAAGTCGTAGTCGTCCCAGTTCTCCTTCAGGGCGGCGACCTTGCCCTCCAGCGCGTCCCCCTCGCCCTGGACCGGCAGCACGTCCATCCCGACCAGGCTGGTGAGGCCCTTGTACATCGGGTAGCTGGCGATGGAGGCGGCGCGGAGCTGGTAGATGTCGTCGAAGTTGGGGAAGTGGGGCACCTCGCTGTAGCCCCGGAACAGCACGCCGTTCACCACGGGCTCGTCCGCGAGGGCGGCCTCGGCGCGGGTCACGAATTCGTTGACGAGATGCGCGGTGCGCTCGCTGGCCGGGTCGTGGGCGACGGCGGTGCGGGGCGGCACGCCGGTCACCTGGGGGTCCACGTCGCTGACGTTGGCCC
The window above is part of the Deinococcus metallilatus genome. Proteins encoded here:
- a CDS encoding AAA family ATPase, translating into MAPSPTLLVISGLPASGKTHLGSRLARELRWPFVSKDEYKELLHEHLPDLTRTQAGPLSFEIMYHVAGVVLAAGGDVVLETHFYLGLSEPKITALAEAYGAQVIQLFCEAPLDELRRRHAGRVAAGEHPHIHQPFDHAHLPPNACWEPLKLDVPLRRLDTTQSHDLPELASWVHEQG
- a CDS encoding phospholipase C, with the translated sequence MNPDTRRLTWVLWCSLAVAASVGLTAQRGQVNGPATTPASAAPPSALHAIQPGPSAADGIHKIRHVVVIMQENRSFDHYFGTYPGAAGFPTRDGQISVCVPDPARHTCQAPYHDPHDLNFGASHGAASAVTDIDGGKMDGFIRQAEADRARTCRDPNDPQCGKRTQKASYRLDVMGYHDRRELPNYWAYADNFVLQDHLFEPNASWSLPAHLFQVSEWSARCSRPADPQSCVNELQSPGSPPDFGQRRRGQRQGRPAPDYAWTDLTYLLHQAGVSWGYYVFPGSEPDCEDDGATCARVKQSPKTPGIWNPLPYFDTVKQDGQLGNIQDLGHFYAAARQGSLPAVSWIAPSNAVSEHPTALVSTGQAYVTSLVNAVMAGPDWDSTAIFLAWDDWGGFYDHVIPPHVDQNGYGLRVPGLVISAYAKKGFIDHQTLSFDAYAKFIEDDFLGGQRLDPRTDGRPDPRPTVRENVAILGDLRADFDFTQPPRRPLPLPTSFVYGQNPRQPTLH
- a CDS encoding 2,3-bisphosphoglycerate-independent phosphoglycerate mutase produces the protein MDLIDTVRPLAKKTPSKILMVVLDGVGGLPLTVNGDTELATAKTPNLDALAQESQLGLAELVAAGITPGSGPGHLSLFGYDPLKYVVGRGALSAVGIGVKLNAGDVAVRGNFASLGQSRLIIDRRAGRPSNEKNAEIVAKLRAAIPEIDGTPVEIYSESEHRFVVVFRAAGTPLGANVSDVDPQVTGVPPRTAVAHDPASERTAHLVNEFVTRAEAALADEPVVNGVLFRGYSEVPHFPNFDDIYQLRAASIASYPMYKGLTSLVGMDVLPVQGEGDALEGKVAALKENWDDYDFFYWHVKKTDSTGEDGDFDAKVKKIEQFDALLPQLRALQPDVLCIVGDHSTPSKLASHSWHPVPLLINSPYGRKDPATRYTEEEALKGTLGLRRGTDIMPLLMANALKLQKYGA
- a CDS encoding GGDEF domain-containing protein, which encodes MPRPDILSRNPFEDAFEKLGDAPLTLAVLDLDHFKTLNDTLGRAEGDRVLRGVERLLAGSLPTGSIVGRLGGDEYTVILPETAAETALILFDEVIRHFHIHRDPHWPRTLGLSVGLAARPAHAHSFADLSRAADEALLRAKREGRSRACIYVESKMVLKSNYYPKSQLERLAKLSGALGRTEASLLREALDELIERHRGAL
- the groES gene encoding co-chaperone GroES codes for the protein MLKPLGDRVLVEIIEDTEQKTAGGLYVPDTAKEKSQRGKVIAVGNGKLLDNGTRVPLDVKEGDTVYFAKYGGTEVSLDGKNYSLLNERDVLAIVE
- the groL gene encoding chaperonin GroEL (60 kDa chaperone family; promotes refolding of misfolded polypeptides especially under stressful conditions; forms two stacked rings of heptamers to form a barrel-shaped 14mer; ends can be capped by GroES; misfolded proteins enter the barrel where they are refolded when GroES binds) — its product is MAKQLVFDEAARRSLERGVNAVANAVKVTLGPRGRNVVIEKKFGSPTITKDGVTVAKEVELEDKLENIGAQLLKEIASKTNDITGDGTTTATVLGQAIVKEGLRNVAAGANPLALKRGIDKAVAAAVEEIKTLAVPVEDSDAIKKVAGISANEEQVGTEIANAMDKVGKEGVITIEESRGFDTEVDVVEGMQFDKGYISPYFITNPDTMEAVLEDAYILIYEKKISALKDLLPVLEKVAQTGRPLLIIAEDVEGEALATLVVNKLRGTLNIAAVKAPGFGDRRKEMLRDIAAVTGGQVVSEDLGHRLENVGMDMLGRANRIRITKDETTIIDGRGNQAEIDARVNAIKAELDTTDSDYAREKLQERLAKLAGGVAVIRVGAATETELKEKKHRYEDALSTARSAVEEGIVAGGGTTLLRVIPAVKQAAEGLEGDEATGARILIRALEEPARQIAANAGDEGSVIVNAVLNSDKPRYGFNAATGEFVDDMVQAGIVDPAKVTRTALQNAASIGALILTTEAIVSDKPEKAAPAAPAGGDMGGMGGMDF